CAATAATATCAAGATACGTAAGTGTTGATTCATCATTTTACTACTTATACGAGCAAAATGGTGGGCATTTCATTGAACGCtctttcatcattttctttaCCACTTTTATTTCAAGAATTGAACTCTCTACGAGAATTGTTTTCTATACAGCTCAACTACCTCATGAAGCTTGCACCACTGACAAAGATTAAATAccaaaaaggtatataataccccTCCTCTTTTTATAAAACCAAAAGACACATATTTCCTGGTACAGCTCCCAAATTAGTTACAATATGAACACAAGTTCCAGGAGCCATTAGCTGTAGCAGACTAAATGTGTTTTTTTCCAAAGCTCTATCTCATTGAGAACTTGAGAGTTTACTAAGAAACAATACATATTTAAAATGAAGAAAGCGTAATGATTTTCTAATGAATAAACCATATTTTTTCTCcttgaaatatggaaaaagtAGTCATCTCTGCAAAATATGAACTTTTAATAGGTGGAAGTTAATTTGTAATGCTTTCAAAAGATTCATTACGTGACCctccttttcctttttagtcattCAAAAACTCAAGCCTTAAGAGGAGAACCACATTGCAGACAACTCCATGCTGGTACTCCAGAGACAACTTCCTCAAAGAGCAAAGATTGACTTCAGACAAACAAAACTATgatttttctccttcaatttcaCAACTTGGGTAATTTTTCCAGGATCCATGGTACAATTAACTTCTAAGATCTTTACGATAGCTACTACCAACAGTTATAAAACAAATCATAATTCTTGTTTCATCAGAAGTTCTCagtcttttcatttttcttttgggtCATAGGTCCACCAAATGTTAATTTTCATCAAATGAAAATTTCACATATTGCTTTCCGAGGGAAACTCTCTCCCTTTTCTCGTGGAGCGTTTGGGTTCTCAACAAATAAGTCATTATAAGCACAAAATGAGGAACTCAAACAGTTGTATATTCACCTTAGAGAGAAGCTCATTAGTGGCTAAATAGCTGTGCATCCTCAATAATTACCTGTGAAACCTGGCACAGCCACTCAACCATGGTATATCCAGATACCTTCTGCAGTTCTGCTTAAATCATAATATGCTAAAAGTGTCAGAGTTTGGTTTTACCATGTCCTATGTAGATCTTGAAGTTAAATGATATGTGAAACCTGGCAGTCACTCAACCATGGTATATCCAGATACCTTCTGCAGTTCTGCTTAAATCATAATGTGCTAAAAGTGTCAGAGTTTGGTTTTACCATGTCCTATGTAGATCTTGAAGTTAAATGAAACAAACTTTCTACTAAACCATACTACAATTAGGGTGTATACATCAACTACGCATTAATCTTAAACTAGACGGAGTCTGCTAATGTAACAGTCACTTAATATCCATTCAGCACTATTGATGACACAAATTAGGGGTTCTCCAGAACTAGAGATCTCTAAATTTTACACATAGCCCTACATTGACATTAACTCTTTAATTCCAACTAATTGGTATCACTCATACAGAATGTTTGGTTCTATTTTTACCTGAACTCGCACTGATTCAAAGAGATATTTCAACGACTTGAAACATCCATCTTGGCTAACATTCACCCCCATGTAATATCGTTGGTGCCACAAACATTTTATACAATTTGGCCTTCACCTCCATTTCAGTCATCATATTCTATGTGTTAATTCTTCCTTTGTCTAGGAGACAGTGAAACCATTCTTTCTGCCCTAAAAGAGTCGAAAGAAAAACCATGAGATTTAATCAGACACATTATcaactcttttctttttctttgatatGGTAACATGTTGAGCGGTGACTCAAACCTACAACCGAAGGTTGAGGTGGAGGTGCTTTCCACTAGAGCTACCCTCTCTTTGTCCAACACCCTATCCATTTATTTGAGGCAATATCTTCAACACTGATTCCTCCATCATAAGTTTTTTAGTAGTaaatatttgatcaattttCTCAGGTTGCGGTGATGCTTTGTTGAAGAAGCTATTAAGAATAAGTCGTAAAAACTGCATCCATTACAGCCTGTTATGTAAGAATTATATCACACATTTTTTTTACTCTTAATAAAAACCCAACCCCTTGGTTACTAGGCCTCTCCTAAAAGTCAAAGCTTAGTTATGCTAGAGCAACGACAATTTCCACGAACttgcattttctttttttttgatttagtaagggagctttagtgcaccgggctgcccttttttgaTTTAGTAAGGGAACTCCACTAAATGACATCAAGAAGATGCAGAAATCAAGCTTGTGTAATTAACACTTGGACTAATATCATTAACTATGGAAGTTATGCATAAACATAATGCTAATAACATAGATTTGTAAGTAATCCATGATATTTTCATTCAACCACTACATGAGCAACGTCCCATAAGTTTGTCTAGCTAGCTACTACACTTATCTTCTGACTTCTTGGACCGATAATTGTTAACTTCTCAAATAGGAATAGTGTCGTACAAAATGAACCATTGGAAGTTTTAGTAATCGAGCCATCTTCTGACTTCTTCGACCGATAATTGTTAACTTCTCAAATAGGAATAGCGTCGTACAAAATGAACCATTGGAAGTTTTAGTTAATCGAGCCTACAAAATCATGGCTAAAGAGCATTCTGCCCTCTAATATATGTACTCTACCATGATCAGAACCTCTGTTGTAAAGTGCATCACGGTGAAATTTAGAAGCTTTTTCAAGCCAGTTGGAGAGCTCATATACATGTCAACTACACTTGCAAGCACGAAAGTTGTTCATAGCATTCAAAATGTAAATAGCAATTAACTTGCTGAAATTGACTACTTACAGCACCACAGGGACAACTGTTAGAAACTTCCTATTGCGTGTAAGCTGCTTCCCACTATCTATCTGCTCCCACCAAGTCAACCTATTGTAGATACCTTGGTCATCAGCAAATGGTGTTCCCTTCTTCCAGTGAAAACATTGATATGTGACCTGAAGATAAATAGACAATGTGAAGGCGTTTGTAAAGACACCTAATTTGAAGTATGTACAATTGCATTCCCTTCTTCCAGTGGAAATTAGTGATACAGGAAATGCATATGAATAGAGAAGGCAGAGTCGTTCAAAAAGAGATAAAATCCAGAGTAGATATATAACAAGGTTTCCTCCCATGCTATAACACCAGATAAAGAAcaggaaaaaaatacaaaataaaaaaattggtaCCAAAGAGAAGAAGGTAAAGATCATCAACTAGACTTCGACTGTTCGACATGCCTAAGAATTATGCATACAAACATTATTCAGGGCATACAACATAGATAAACAGTAATAGTTAATTGCTAATAAACACGTGAGACAGGCAAAGCATAGCAAGAATgagataaaaaaaacaaaaaaggtaATAGAGATAATTAAGCTTTCAAATTATCAATCTTAATAAAAGTACTAATCATCCACATCCGACAAAAACTCCTAAGTTTCAAATGTACTTGTTACTCTATACACTGGTGATCAAATAACGAAATCACAAGGAACATCCAGCACGCATCATAATTGTCATGAAAATGGTTTGAACGTTCTCGAAACCAATATAAAGACACTACAACGCGAGATGTCGACCAATATGGGAATCTAATGCCCACCCACACACACCCCTCCTCCCCCTGCACGATTAGGACTATACATCTAAAGCGTGAATAGCATAATGCGAGAGCTCAACACCGATAAACACAATATCATGAATGGGTCCGGTTCTGATACTATTGATTAACATAATATCATTGATGGTTCTAGTTTCTGATACcaaacaaaccttgggctaactCAATCCTAAAAGGGAGTTCAAGTGGTGAGAATTCCCCAACATTATAAGAGTCTACAGTCCACAAACTCCATGCCCTCAACCAATATGAGACTATAGCAATAACGTCTAGTGAAGTCGATCGAAATggaaaaacataatatacagGACACGATGAAGACATAGCTTTTGATACACTTGGCATGTCCATGAGTCCATCTATCTAAGAattaaatcaaccaatcaactaTGCATCAATCACAAAAAGTAAAGTTCAGCTGTATTATTTTCCACTACATCTAGGAATCAAGACTAATACTAAAAGAACTTCAATTCTCCACTTCTCTAGCTACTTCCCCTCCAGAATCTCTGATTTCCAAATTAAACATAAACAAACAATCAATGACCAAAGCTGGACCTATAGCTCAGATCAATTACAAATTGCACCATAAGTCTCCAAATTTCACAGTACCCAAAACCCAGAAAACATTAAACAAACTAGACTTGTAATCATAAGTATATTAATCAATCAACCAAACAtttaaacaaaaacaaaaagtaaacttgaataaaatttatcaaaatttgacTACTTTAAAGCAATCCCTCATCATTTAACTACTCAATTCCAACGGAATTAAACGAAATTAGAATCATACGAGAAAATGAGAAAGATGAACGATGGTCCAAGCCATGCCAGGAGAGCAACCAAAGACGGAGAGAACAACGAGCCATGAGAAGAACAGAATTAGGATGTAGGTCGTCCATACACCGGGATACGTGAACCACTCCGTATTCCGATTCAGATCCGTCGGCGGAACCGCCGTTACGTACAAATTCGGCAtccaataaattttcaaaattcaattaaaGTGAGATCCAATATATAGCAAGATAAAGTACGGAGTTTTGCTTGaatttgaagatgaaaaaaatTGGCGATTGAAAAATAAGTTCAAAGTAAATTTTATCAAAACGAATATGAAACGACGATTCTATAGCCGGTGGGTTTGATGGCACGATCACCATCACCTTCTAAAATAAGCGTCACTTTAACTTAATttaatatagttaataaaacaATACTACTACTAAGATAtacattttaataatttttatcttaaattgttaagatgatatttgttttaaaataatttacttTTGTTAAAAAGATATTGATTTTAGGACGAATGgagtattatttgatcttagagttaaataatcaaaaaatatatttaaattattatttttgtgaaattcatatttcaataagttttttttttttatctatctaAACTATCACTCTTCTTACATCTCAATACTAAACTGATCAAATATTTATTCACAGTTaacaacaaatataaatatatgcaGGCCAACACAACATCATGATATGTTTTAACATGAAAAGAGTGATAGCTAAAATGTAAAACTCAAAAAGTTGATAATTTaagtattaaaataaaataataaattgaagTATTAAACTCGTGAAAAGGTGATAAGTTATTTTTtctcttgtcaaaataattaacaattaagagaaaaatattacttatcaaaaaaatttaagaaagtattTCCAAAAAATGGTTAAAGGATAGTGCAGTATGGTGAGTTTGAATCTAATTTAGCTGGTTTACTCTCTTGTTaaactattaattaaaaatgataattacttatcctttaattatcctttttatgttttatgatttttttattcgGCATTCGATTTTGCTTTGGCTGACTAATTCTAACTGCAAAGTTTTAAAAGTaaagtattttctaaaaatgattttttatttcttttgagatttgaatttaaaatttctaattaagaataaagaTAGATATTCTTTATTAGTTTTATATTCAATttcataaaacatataaatgatattttttaaatattttttgacaacaccacccaaaaaaattaaagattttgtaGGTTTTGAGAATATTACAAATCAAAACTACAAAGACTTTGGTCTATATTTAATTTCTATTTGAGTAAATATCACCGCCAAACCAGAAAATGGCCCACTTTCTACTTTTATACTTAACTTTCAATAATCTTCACTATATGAAAAGGACATTGTTTAactaaaaaatagtcaaaaactTTGAgctatatttaaatatttaaaatctaAAGGTTCTTTAAACGACCACTAAATTTGATTTGGTACAACAATGGGTTGGTGGGATCAATCAATTATCATGtgagaaaaaattaatcaattatTATGGAAGTTGGCAAATTGAAAACTACATACTTTGTGACCTTATTTAAAGTCAAGTATGTGTAATTGTACTTCATATACAATTGCACTATTTATTTCATATGAAATCAAGCTACAGAACGGCGTATCGAATATTTGTTTAAATTtgtaatatatatacttattaatTGTCAAATGGTCAAAGTGATAAACTTTATAATTGAGTAGAAACTTCAAGTTGTGGTGCTTACAAATGGGCTGGATCTTATATTCTATATTGGAAAACTTATATAGATATgattatttagaaaaaaaactaCAATCTATACCactataaaaaaatttactcgacacttataatacatttataatagaGTCTTAATAcatattacaaaaaataatttacaaaacacatataatacgaGTTTTATtaatggataatacatttattataCATTTTagtatacttataatacattgtgtcaattttttatcaaacaagcatattatattttaaaacacttataatatatttatattacatgtataattcacttttaatacataacaaatttgtcatagtattgctatataCATGGGCGGCTCTAAGGCTTGGCAAATGAGGCCATTGCCTTAGGCCCCCAAAAATTTGGAGGCCCCAAATttactttaaattattattattattattaatttattatatatcagataatgaatataaataaaattgttataatatatttttttattatttatttgagattattttatatcaataaGATCATAAATTATGATGATTTTCTTCTCTCAttaattagtatatttttttcACCCTTCAATTTTGTTCTTGATATATAGGAATTAAGTTATATACATTGATAACATAATgaatttctttttcaatcttctctaaaATTGTTGAACACAAAAGCATTCATGCATCAGTTTTCTTTTCGTTTAATTcaacatattatattatttttataatttattttagatattcACTAATGAGTGTTATATGagcaggaggtcacgggttcaagtctTGAAAACAACCtttgacagaaatgcaaggtaagactgcgtataATAAACCCTAGTGGTTGGGCCCTCCTCGGATCCTGCACATAGCGGgggctttagtgcaccgggctgacGTTTTTATTCACTAATGAGTGCTACTTAATAGAATGAACTGTAATTATCATTTAAACTGATTATAAATTTGATCGAAGGTGTATACATTTTGACACTATCCATGCTCAAAACTTCAACTATTAAgttgtgtatttttttttctttttcttgtttgtgacgatagtcaaattaaaatttcaatttgagttTCGCACCTCAACATCGATAATCCACCACCTTATTCTTTGCGCTCTTCTTCcaaatccttttttttttttgaaattccttATTTTTTGTCTTAAATAATTATTCTATTGTTTAGAcaataatttttctttgttaatttacaaattttataaaaatttaaggGTCTCTTAATATGATTTTGCCTTAGGTCACCAGATTCGTTGAGCCGGCCCCGACTATATAttactataaaaataaaaaatatcactaaaactaataattatttatgaaagtaCTCACCCAAGTAATTTCTCCTTCTATATTCAATCACATAATGGTGAAAAACAAATCTCAGTATAAATCCCAATAGTAATGCCTATAAGATGGGCCTCTTAATTCGTTCAAATGGGAGTCAACATGTATTGGGCTACACTAACAATATTGCTTATAGATGGTCATGATAATGTTCAACCATAGAATGATCAAAAACAAAGTCCAAGCTCGGGATAAAACTTCGTTTGAAATGATGTGGTAGAAAGCAACGTGCCATTTGAAGGACACGATCCATTGTAGATTTGTACATTCAATATTTTATGTAGAAATGAAGCTGCTCTTGACTCGACAACATTCATTTTATTTCACTGGAGTCCCTCGTTTTCCTCCTACATTTATGTGTAAATGTTGTTTTATCAAGAATAtgcaagaaaatatttatatttgttgACTAATCGACATAATAATTCATTATCTAATGAATCTCTCCATTCATAGAGATTTATATATTCCCTCAGAATccaataactaaaaaaaaaagccTTAATGCAAcgtaaatttatttttgtataatctataaattataaattcaaattatgaaaataacaaCTTATGATTACATTAAAGTAAATTCTCTACATCATAACTATTGAAATACAATCCTTTCTCGAATTCTGCTAACGCGAGATGATTTGTTTCTCGAGATTGCAAGTTCACAAATGAACAAGACAAAAAGAAATTAGAGGAGATAAGTGATGATGTGTGTGATTCCATCATAAGCCTGCAAATACCATAATTAGCCCCACTACAAACATCATCATCTAAGTTAGTGGTCCCCAAACTAATTACTAGTGGGCCCCAAacccaacaaaaaaaaaagtaaacaaagTCAGTGTCAATTGTCAGTTTTTACTGAGCCCAGTCCGTctctttttgcctacattataacCGACATTTGACGCCTCGAAAAGTAAAGCCGTCCAACATAGTATTTTTTGTTCCGTcttaatttatatgacattatttaattagatataAAAGTCGAGAAATAAGTAAaaggaaattttaaaaagtagatATAGTTTAAGATCAATATTAGATTTTGTGTGACTATAAGTTCATTAAGAGAAAAtaagtaattttaaaattatattattcttaattatagattaaaaataaaaatatatcacgTAACTAGTGACATAGAGATTATGTATTCTTGTTTGGTCTGAATTGAGATTATATGTCGAGGTACCACTTCGTAGGATTAAGACCTCTGATTAAACCTATTTTTATTAGGTTGTCGACTTGTCACTAATTAAAAGGTAGTTGCACCACAAAATTATCTCTtacaaactctttttttttgtttataggCATGGAAGTttcattaaatttgaatttacaaataaaaaatttatattaaagtTGGTTTAAGTAAAATCTAAAGATAGTGATATGtacaattcaaataaaatatatatattaaataaagtaTTACAATACAATGGACAAGGGGATGGTTATAATAATAAGTAATATAACAATtaatgtaaataaaaatataataacaataaaacttAATTAtctattaaaatatcataaaattggATAAGAAGGAGATATACAAATTTTAGTTAATTTTATGAAGGTAGAGAATATTTTTGAGTCAAGAAAAAAGAGGTGTATTAAAGAAGAATAAAGGAGGCGGCAAAATGGTAGACATTCTCTGGACAGAATATAggcttttgtttgtttgtgaTTGGGGCCCATTTATTGATGGACCTATCAATTATCATGGGCCTGACACAACCTTGAACTTTGTGACCATTATATTGCCAATTCATCATTGATTCATTAGTGACTCACATCAACCTTATTATCACCTAACAACACTTTTGTTAATAAATGCCCCTAGGTCAGGAAAAATGATCTTTTTACgtaaacaaaagaaaataaattcttttataattttttgggtattaaatggatatatatattgattatagtTGGAATGTTCAATAGTTACACATTTTAATTGAGGTAACTAATATCGTCAAAGTGCAGAAATATTTCGATTAAGGCTAGTTATTGTAGAAGAATTTTGAACATTTAGTATTTGAAGTTGCATATGATTGAATTTATCAcgttatttttttgtgtgttataacatgtaatttaatttaattttaaaaggataaatctcatatttttataaataaaatttatctatAAATATGATTTGAATAAGCTGATTACATATCACATAAACTCAATTAAATTAGATGCACTCATGTATACCTATATCTATGGGAATCTCATACATAAAAAGTGTAATCatgaagcaaaaaaaaaaaaattaaaatggaagAAGGATTATTagcctttattttttctttcaaattttaaCCAAGTCGGGAACTCATGGCAGCTTTTGTTTCCCACATTTTAAAAAGCAGTGTGGATCCACCATTTATGGCTATTATGAACTCATCACTTTTTAAAATTCGAATTATGTTATATAAATAGTGAAAGAATTATCAAATACTATATATTTATACTACGTTTATACTTATtgattcacaattttttttattatcagaaaatatatcaaaataagaatggagaaaagaaaattatatagaTTGAATTGCGATCATACCATCAAATTCTTTCCAAAATTAAGTGTGTTTGGGATAGTATAATACTACGATGATGGGTGATCTAATGGGagtatttttccttttaatggGCTTGATGTGGTGCAAATACAAATTAGccgatattttaatataattatcaaatatcaaatttgaaatcaaaagaagatGTGACATTCCGTATAATAAGATTTTTGATAATTGGCGTAAGATAGAAGGAAAGATAAATATGATGgaccatatattatataatatggtCCGTTTCCTAGGTTTAACATAGGCTAGTAGGATTTCATGGAGAGGGATGTGTCAACagtattattttcaatatttaatttagaaatctttAACCTCATTCCTAGTCCTTAAAATTATGAACACATACTAATTTGAGGTTGTCATGGGATTAAttcctaaaatttaaattttaaatctatCTTtgattatttactttatttatatgaAAGACGAAACATGTCAAATCATGTATGAGGATTGAGATGACGTGATAAATTAAAGCTTTAATCGATTAATACTTTGATGAAAATGGTAACTAATTACcttgttataaaaaaaatatttctcatcaCATTTGCTTTGAATGATCAATGATGGTTGAAAACTTGAAATGGTTCCCAATGCATCTTTTATTAAAAGTCAAAATTAAATCAACTTCATAAGATCCATGCTAAAACATgcaaaatcaaatatatatgGAGTACTATATTCCAAAATATTAGTGTCATTTAAGCTGTAAAGTacaattattcttttttttttttaaaaaaaacaaacatgAGATGATCATTGTGGTTAACAATTAGCACAACAGAAAAGACTTCTTTTGGGTCCTACGCTTCCTAAAAACTAAAAAGATGGATcttcataaaattttcaaatataattatGTCTTTATTTAACCTAAATCTTGGACATCTGTATCTTATTCCATGTCACTCAAATCTTATCTTTccatatattttagaaatattaTGTAGCTATACCATTGTGTACATTATTAAAGTTTAAAACTTTTGCTAAGGATGTTCGAGATTATTCTCCGTATATCTATACAAGATGATTTTTGACATTTAAGCGTTATGTtataatttcaaaaagaatattCACCTAATTATCCTTTGGTCTTTGTGGTTATGCCATTGCGTACAAGCCTgtaaattgagaattttgatcACTAGGAGTTTACTTTGACCTACAATATTTAACATATAGATCACCTAGTATATTAGTTACTCATAATAATCTGTTATAACGGATTAAATTGCATGCATTGATAGTGAAAACTTAtataacttaattttttttttgtaaagtaGGAGGAAAAGATTGTAAATTTTTAGATGATTTACCAAAAGTTAATGagctttatatttatttatttattattttgccttaatttgaattatatatgATGGGAATTAGAAAAGACAAATTAAAGGAGCATAGAGAACTTTTATGATGCCGTTGACTTAGGTATCAACGGTGATGATGAAGCGTGTGGTGTTTGAAGCAGACATAGAATCATAAGCCTTGTTGCCTTTTTTTCTCGTGCCgtt
The genomic region above belongs to Solanum dulcamara chromosome 5, daSolDulc1.2, whole genome shotgun sequence and contains:
- the LOC129890219 gene encoding uncharacterized protein LOC129890219, yielding MPNLYVTAVPPTDLNRNTEWFTYPGVWTTYILILFFSWLVVLSVFGCSPGMAWTIVHLSHFLVTYQCFHWKKGTPFADDQGIYNRLTWWEQIDSGKQLTRNRKFLTVVPVVLYLIASHTTDYQHPMLFFNTIAVFVLVVAKFPNMHKVRIFGINADQ